A genomic window from Sphingobacterium sp. BN32 includes:
- a CDS encoding 1-aminocyclopropane-1-carboxylate deaminase/D-cysteine desulfhydrase, with protein MPLNFPIYSPVQQIIHPFFAAHEVEVFIKRDDMIHPFISGNKWRKLKLHIAKLKSLKINTVVTFGGAWSNHLLATAAAGAQFQIKTHAFVRGEEISNPVLALCKLFGMTLHFVERSSYKDKLALFNANYTETEALFIDEGGRSDEGVEGCESIIEELADTYTDIFVAAGTGTTAAGILQAINKKALSTTLHCVPVLKAGDFIKNDISKWGIDTENLKLHSEYHFGGYAKTKPELLQFVKDFVSTTGIMIEPTYTGKMMYALFDQIKTGKIQAGGKILAIHTGGLTGFLGMYEKFDNLAPVSTL; from the coding sequence ATGCCGCTAAATTTTCCAATATACAGTCCAGTTCAACAAATCATACATCCATTCTTTGCTGCACATGAAGTGGAAGTCTTTATAAAAAGGGACGACATGATACATCCGTTTATTTCCGGCAATAAGTGGCGAAAACTAAAACTTCATATAGCAAAATTAAAATCCCTAAAAATCAATACTGTTGTTACCTTTGGTGGTGCCTGGTCGAACCACCTTTTGGCAACTGCGGCAGCGGGGGCACAGTTTCAGATCAAAACTCACGCATTTGTCCGCGGCGAGGAAATAAGCAACCCCGTACTCGCCCTGTGCAAGCTGTTTGGCATGACGCTACATTTTGTAGAACGCAGTTCTTATAAGGACAAGCTAGCCCTTTTTAATGCAAACTATACGGAAACCGAAGCCTTGTTTATCGATGAAGGCGGTCGAAGCGATGAGGGCGTAGAAGGTTGCGAGAGCATCATAGAAGAGTTAGCTGATACTTATACAGATATCTTTGTCGCAGCAGGTACCGGAACAACGGCAGCGGGCATCCTTCAAGCGATCAACAAAAAGGCGCTCAGTACAACATTGCACTGCGTACCGGTATTGAAAGCTGGAGATTTTATAAAAAATGATATTAGCAAATGGGGAATCGATACAGAAAACTTAAAATTACATAGCGAATACCACTTCGGAGGATATGCGAAAACGAAACCCGAGCTCTTACAATTCGTGAAAGACTTCGTAAGTACTACCGGAATTATGATCGAACCCACTTATACCGGAAAGATGATGTATGCGCTGTTTGATCAAATCAAAACAGGAAAAATACAAGCCGGAGGTAAAATATTAGCAATACATACCGGCGGACTGACTGGATTTCTAGGAATGTATGAAAAATTCGATAATTTAGCGCCTGTGAGCACGCTATAG